From a single Deinobacterium chartae genomic region:
- a CDS encoding DUF3419 family protein: MIATRPRSEVASRADFSCVRYAQVWEDADVLLAGLDVQPGDRCLSIASAGDNALALLTRRPERVVAVDLSAAQLHCLELRVAALSVLTHPELLELVGARPSRRRTELYARCRALLSPDARRFWDARPRAVEGGIGGAGKFEAYFALFRRAVLPLLLSRRQVAALLEPRSPAARRAFFEREVNTWRFRLLFRAFFSRALMGRLGRDPAFFRYVRGTVSGRIRQRAEYALTALDPADNPYLSWILTGHYGRALPLWLRPEHFETLRAHLGCLEWQRASLEDYLEAAGPRSFERFNLSDVFEYMSEATTEALLARLADAGRPGARLLYWNMLAPRSRPASLADRLWPLEALARALHARDRAFFYSRLVIEEVV; the protein is encoded by the coding sequence GTGATCGCCACGCGGCCGCGCAGCGAGGTCGCGAGCAGGGCCGATTTCTCGTGCGTGCGCTACGCGCAGGTGTGGGAGGACGCCGACGTGCTGCTGGCGGGGCTGGACGTGCAGCCCGGCGACCGCTGCCTGTCGATCGCCTCGGCGGGCGACAACGCGCTGGCCCTGCTCACGCGCCGCCCGGAACGGGTGGTGGCCGTAGACCTCTCGGCGGCGCAGCTACACTGCCTGGAGCTGCGGGTGGCGGCCCTGTCGGTGCTGACCCACCCCGAGCTGCTCGAACTGGTGGGGGCGCGCCCCAGCCGCCGGCGGACCGAGCTGTACGCCCGCTGCCGCGCCCTGCTCTCGCCGGACGCGCGGCGCTTCTGGGACGCGCGTCCGCGCGCGGTCGAGGGCGGCATCGGCGGGGCCGGGAAGTTCGAGGCGTACTTCGCGCTGTTTCGCCGCGCGGTGCTGCCGCTGCTGCTTTCGCGGCGGCAGGTTGCCGCGCTGCTCGAGCCCAGGTCGCCCGCCGCGCGCCGGGCCTTCTTCGAGCGCGAGGTGAACACCTGGCGTTTCCGGCTGCTGTTCCGCGCCTTTTTCTCGCGCGCGCTCATGGGCCGTCTGGGCCGCGATCCGGCCTTCTTCCGCTACGTGCGGGGCACGGTCTCCGGGCGTATCCGTCAGCGCGCCGAGTACGCCCTGACCGCGCTGGACCCGGCCGACAACCCCTACCTGAGCTGGATCCTGACCGGGCACTACGGGCGGGCGCTGCCGCTATGGCTGCGGCCCGAGCACTTCGAGACCCTGCGCGCGCACCTGGGCTGCCTCGAGTGGCAGCGGGCCTCGCTCGAGGATTACCTCGAGGCGGCCGGGCCGCGCAGCTTCGAGCGCTTCAACCTCTCGGACGTGTTCGAGTACATGTCCGAAGCGACCACCGAGGCACTCCTGGCGCGCCTGGCCGACGCGGGACGGCCCGGCGCGCGGCTGCTGTACTGGAACATGCTGGCCCCCCGCTCGCGACCCGCGTCGCTGGCCGACCGTCTGTGGCCCCTCGAGGCGCTGGCCCGCGCGCTGCACGCCCGCGACCGGGCCTTCTTCTACAGCCGCCTGGTGATCGAGGAGGTCGTTTGA
- a CDS encoding diacylglycerol/polyprenol kinase family protein codes for MSPLPGIVGALLVLGGCMVGLRLLQRRYHPHPELVRKLMHLCVGATALSFPLLFHDPQPVWWICGVAIAFMLALKYVSPLRALLGGVLDSVDRFSLGDVYFLAGVAVLFTVSGGGLTFTIPMLVLTFADALAALIGVGYGRLRYPAADGVKSLEGSVAFLTVAFVSAHVPLLLSGATGRAESLVIALLIGILVMLLEAISWQGLDNLFIPLGTFVVLNGHLDRPLELLLFHLAAAVTLTALVLLLRRRLGLEGSALLGAAFVAYLCLTLGGWPWLFAPAALLAGYALLAHRSRLPGDIHALVALTSPGLFWLLLAVYGRRPELYYPFTLSFAAQLACAAALALPADPDGRVRPGPLAARVGLAWALVFVPYAVLLGAGGLVPALHGLCVTAVAALLCLALRRARRLSFELQTTLAATASLFGLAPLGA; via the coding sequence TTGAGTCCGTTGCCGGGCATTGTGGGAGCGCTGCTGGTGTTGGGCGGCTGCATGGTGGGGCTGCGCCTGCTGCAGCGCCGCTACCACCCGCATCCCGAGCTGGTCCGCAAGCTGATGCACCTGTGCGTGGGGGCAACGGCCCTGAGCTTTCCGCTGCTGTTTCACGACCCGCAGCCGGTGTGGTGGATCTGCGGCGTGGCGATCGCCTTCATGCTGGCCCTGAAGTACGTCTCTCCCTTAAGAGCCCTGCTGGGCGGCGTGCTCGATTCGGTAGACCGCTTCTCGCTGGGCGACGTGTACTTCCTGGCCGGGGTGGCGGTGCTGTTCACCGTGTCCGGCGGCGGCCTCACCTTCACCATCCCCATGCTGGTCCTGACCTTTGCCGACGCGCTGGCCGCCCTGATCGGGGTGGGCTACGGACGGCTGCGTTACCCGGCTGCCGACGGCGTCAAGAGCCTCGAGGGCAGCGTGGCCTTCCTGACCGTGGCCTTTGTGTCCGCGCACGTCCCGCTGCTGCTCTCCGGAGCCACCGGACGCGCCGAGAGCCTGGTCATCGCACTCCTGATCGGCATCCTGGTGATGCTGCTCGAGGCGATCTCGTGGCAGGGCCTGGACAACCTGTTCATTCCGCTGGGCACCTTTGTGGTGCTCAACGGCCACCTGGACAGGCCGCTCGAGCTGTTGCTGTTCCACCTGGCGGCGGCGGTGACGCTCACCGCGCTGGTGCTGCTGCTGCGCCGCCGTCTGGGCCTCGAGGGCAGCGCGCTGCTGGGGGCCGCGTTCGTGGCGTACCTGTGCCTGACGCTGGGCGGCTGGCCGTGGCTGTTCGCCCCGGCCGCCCTGCTGGCCGGGTACGCGCTGCTGGCGCACCGCAGCCGACTGCCCGGCGACATTCACGCGCTGGTCGCGCTGACCTCGCCGGGGCTGTTCTGGCTGCTGCTGGCCGTGTACGGCCGCAGGCCCGAGCTGTACTACCCTTTCACGCTCTCGTTCGCCGCTCAACTTGCCTGCGCCGCCGCCCTGGCGCTGCCGGCCGACCCGGACGGGCGGGTGCGGCCCGGACCGCTGGCCGCCCGGGTCGGGCTGGCCTGGGCGCTGGTTTTCGTGCCCTACGCCGTGCTGCTCGGTGCGGGCGGACTCGTCCCGGCGCTGCACGGGCTGTGCGTTACCGCCGTCGCCGCGCTGCTGTGCCTGGCGCTGCGCCGCGCCCGCCGCCTGTCTTTCGAGCTGCAGACCACCCTGGCCGCCACCGCCTCGCTGTTCGGCCTCGCCCCCCTGGGAGCCTGA
- a CDS encoding GNAT family N-acetyltransferase, whose product MSHLHPEFPVHPQLPVIPTVPEPDARLEVAEDGCVAARASLWLRGPDLEGRRSGLIGHYAAATHTAGVRVLEEACARLRAAGAHLALGPLDGSTWFGYRLVTEPGHEAPFFLEPHHPPRHLEDFAAAGFGPVLHYFSALCTAYRPDPRRAELAARFAPVCLRCASAGSAEADLAAIYRLSLEAFAANPLYSPLPRPAFEALYRPLLERVPLEWVWLAECEGEVLGFVFALPDLLRPQGDSLIVKTVAVRPGRAQAGLGRYLVDELHRRAFAAGFTRVIHALMWDGNDSSSISRRYATPMRRYALFARKL is encoded by the coding sequence ATGTCCCACCTTCACCCGGAGTTTCCCGTTCACCCCCAACTGCCCGTCATCCCCACCGTTCCCGAGCCTGACGCGCGCCTCGAGGTGGCCGAGGACGGCTGCGTCGCCGCCCGCGCCTCGCTGTGGCTGCGCGGCCCCGACCTGGAGGGTCGCCGCAGCGGCCTGATCGGCCACTACGCCGCCGCAACCCACACGGCCGGGGTGCGGGTCCTCGAGGAGGCCTGCGCGCGGCTGCGCGCCGCCGGAGCGCACTTGGCCCTGGGCCCGCTCGACGGGTCCACCTGGTTCGGGTACCGCCTGGTGACCGAGCCCGGCCACGAAGCGCCGTTTTTCCTCGAGCCGCACCATCCTCCGCGCCACCTCGAGGACTTCGCGGCGGCGGGCTTCGGTCCGGTGCTGCACTACTTCTCGGCGCTGTGCACCGCCTACCGCCCGGACCCGCGCCGCGCCGAACTGGCGGCCCGCTTCGCGCCGGTGTGCCTGCGCTGTGCCTCGGCGGGCAGCGCCGAGGCGGACCTTGCGGCCATTTACCGCCTCTCCCTCGAGGCCTTCGCTGCCAACCCGCTGTACAGCCCGCTTCCGCGCCCGGCGTTCGAGGCCCTCTACCGCCCGCTGCTGGAGCGGGTTCCCCTCGAATGGGTGTGGTTGGCCGAGTGCGAAGGCGAGGTGCTGGGCTTCGTGTTTGCGCTGCCGGACCTGCTGCGCCCGCAGGGCGACAGCCTGATCGTCAAGACCGTCGCGGTCCGCCCGGGTCGCGCGCAGGCAGGACTGGGCCGCTATCTGGTGGACGAACTGCACCGCCGCGCGTTCGCGGCGGGCTTCACGCGGGTCATTCACGCGCTGATGTGGGACGGCAACGATTCGAGCAGCATCAGCCGCCGCTACGCTACCCCGATGCGCCGCTACGCGCTGTTCGCCCGGAAGCTGTGA
- a CDS encoding AMP-binding protein, whose translation MNLARLLIEAARAHPERAAILEGRRVTRYRDLERNSARLALALRDRGLTCGDRVLLLLPLSARLYVTLAALWRLGAVPVVLDVSLGRAHLEASLRRARPRALIGSPKAHLLQLVSPALRAVPLRIIAGRMPLPRGSDGPLEELPPEHPALITLTSGSTGRPKAAARSHGLLAAQYAALREAMGLGGGDLDLSTLPIVALAQLASGNTCVLPDADLRRPGRVDGARLLRQLARHPARSVAASPALLERLVGAAERACARLPFERVFAGGGPVFPTLLERLARVAPDAHIVAVYGSTEAEPIAHVAWQHTSGADLERTRSGGGLLAGRPVPQIRLSVLPDRFGQPLPYAAQAELEAAALGPYAPGEIVVSGAHVLPGYLDGEGDLETKWRDPVSGTVWHRTGDAGYLDDAGRLWLLGRCSARVTDARGTLYPFAVEAAAQALPGVRRAALVAQEGGRVLCLETGDPALDLVEVRAALDWARLDRVRRVRALPLDARHTAKIDYPRLARMLGKT comes from the coding sequence GTGAACCTCGCCCGCCTGCTGATCGAAGCGGCCCGCGCCCACCCGGAGCGCGCGGCGATCCTCGAGGGGCGGCGCGTGACCCGCTACCGGGACCTCGAGCGCAACTCGGCGCGGCTGGCACTCGCGCTACGCGACCGGGGCCTGACCTGCGGCGACCGGGTGCTGCTGCTGCTGCCGCTCTCGGCGCGGCTGTACGTCACGCTGGCGGCGCTGTGGCGGTTGGGCGCGGTGCCGGTCGTACTCGACGTGTCGCTGGGCCGCGCGCACCTCGAGGCGTCGTTGCGGCGCGCCCGACCGCGCGCCTTGATCGGCAGCCCCAAAGCTCACCTGCTGCAGCTGGTGTCGCCCGCGCTGCGGGCGGTGCCCCTGCGGATCATCGCGGGCCGAATGCCGCTGCCGCGCGGGTCGGACGGACCGCTCGAGGAACTGCCGCCCGAGCATCCGGCCCTGATCACGCTGACTTCGGGCAGCACCGGTCGGCCCAAGGCGGCTGCGCGCAGCCACGGTCTGCTGGCCGCTCAGTACGCGGCGCTGCGCGAGGCGATGGGCCTGGGTGGGGGAGACCTCGACCTCAGCACCCTGCCGATCGTGGCGCTGGCGCAACTGGCCAGCGGCAACACCTGCGTGCTGCCCGACGCCGATCTGCGACGTCCCGGCCGGGTGGACGGCGCCCGGCTGTTGCGTCAGCTTGCCCGGCACCCGGCCCGCAGCGTGGCCGCGTCGCCCGCGCTGCTCGAGCGGCTGGTCGGCGCGGCCGAGCGGGCCTGCGCGCGCCTGCCCTTCGAGCGCGTCTTCGCCGGGGGAGGACCGGTGTTCCCGACGCTGCTCGAACGTCTGGCCAGGGTCGCGCCCGACGCCCACATCGTTGCGGTGTACGGCTCCACCGAGGCCGAGCCGATCGCGCACGTCGCGTGGCAGCACACCTCGGGCGCGGACCTCGAGCGGACCCGCTCGGGCGGCGGTCTGCTGGCGGGCCGCCCGGTGCCGCAGATCCGGTTGAGCGTCTTGCCTGACCGCTTCGGGCAGCCGCTGCCGTACGCGGCGCAGGCCGAGCTCGAGGCGGCGGCCCTGGGGCCGTACGCGCCGGGCGAGATCGTGGTGAGCGGCGCGCACGTGCTGCCCGGCTACCTGGACGGCGAGGGCGACCTCGAGACCAAATGGCGCGATCCGGTCTCCGGGACGGTGTGGCACCGCACCGGAGACGCGGGGTATCTCGACGACGCGGGACGGCTGTGGTTGCTGGGCCGCTGCTCGGCCCGGGTGACCGACGCACGCGGCACGCTGTACCCCTTCGCGGTGGAGGCGGCGGCCCAGGCGCTGCCCGGCGTGCGCCGCGCCGCCTTGGTGGCCCAGGAGGGCGGCCGGGTGCTGTGCCTCGAGACGGGTGACCCGGCGCTGGACCTCGTGGAGGTGCGGGCGGCTCTGGACTGGGCACGGCTGGACCGGGTGCGGCGCGTGCGGGCGTTGCCGCTCGATGCGCGCCACACCGCCAAGATCGATTATCCGCGCCTTGCGCGGATGCTGGGGAAGACCTGA
- a CDS encoding DUF2905 family protein: protein MAAKMLMLIGALLLLVGALWYFFPGALSWFGRLPGDIRYQSGNVTVFFPIVSLLIVSLLLNLLFRIFGGFK, encoded by the coding sequence GTGGCAGCAAAGATGCTGATGCTGATCGGTGCGCTGCTCCTGCTGGTCGGAGCGCTGTGGTACTTTTTCCCCGGAGCGCTGTCGTGGTTCGGGCGGCTCCCCGGAGACATCCGCTACCAGAGCGGAAACGTCACGGTGTTCTTTCCGATCGTGAGCCTGTTGATCGTCAGCCTTCTCCTCAACCTGCTGTTCCGCATCTTTGGAGGTTTCAAATGA
- a CDS encoding glutaredoxin family protein yields MIKMYTTSWCPDCVAAKTALKKKGLEFEEIDIEQTEGAAEYVMSVNGGRRSVPTLVYQGDAVSLSNFSRAKLDAYLEKHGLQGA; encoded by the coding sequence ATGATCAAGATGTACACCACCAGCTGGTGCCCCGACTGCGTCGCGGCCAAGACTGCCCTGAAGAAAAAGGGCCTCGAGTTCGAGGAGATCGACATCGAGCAGACCGAGGGCGCTGCCGAGTACGTCATGAGCGTGAACGGCGGTCGCCGCAGCGTTCCCACCCTGGTGTACCAGGGCGACGCGGTGAGCCTCTCTAACTTCTCGCGCGCCAAACTCGACGCCTACCTCGAGAAGCACGGCCTGCAGGGCGCCTGA
- the thrS gene encoding threonine--tRNA ligase, which yields MHVALPDGKQLDLPEHATGLDAAAAIGPRLAQDALAIRANGELFDLLTPLPDGAQISILTKKNLEEVPQFWRHTLAHVLAQAVREFYAARGFGPETVKMGVGPAIENGFYYDFDLPEPLRAEDLPEIERVMNDIVSRDLKLARREVSREEALEAFAFDPYKAELIRELPEGETITFYAQEGFTDLCRGPHVPRTGLIPRHFKLMSTSGAYWRGSEKNPMLQRIYGVAFASKAELDAYLHQLEEAKRRDHRKIGKDLNLFFTSEVVGPGLPLWLPNGATIRRELERFIVDLELAQGYQHVYTPAMAKVDLYKISGHWDHYQEDMFPTMRIDQEELVLRPMNCPHHIQVYKHEQRSYRDLPIKIAELGTMYRFEQSGELTGLARVRSMTLNDAHIFVRPDQIQDEFKKVVRLVQDVYAILGFTDYKWRLSLRDPNDTEKYFQDDQMWQSAEAQLRQALDDLGLEYYESPGDAAFYGPKLDVQVKSALGKDETISTVQLDFLLPQRFDLEYVNEESGRSRPIMIHRGIISTMERMTAFLIENTAGDFPFWLAPQQAVVVPIADRHLEYAREVEERLRARGLRAHVDAGGERMNAKIRNAELHKIPVILIVGDQEAEQRQLSVRERGKGERKAVPLEDLVQELDVRYRTRALN from the coding sequence ATGCACGTTGCCCTGCCCGACGGTAAACAACTCGACCTGCCCGAACACGCCACCGGCCTGGATGCTGCCGCCGCCATCGGCCCGCGCCTGGCCCAAGACGCCCTGGCGATCCGCGCGAACGGCGAACTGTTCGACCTGCTCACCCCGCTGCCCGACGGGGCTCAGATCTCGATCCTGACCAAGAAGAACCTCGAGGAGGTTCCGCAGTTCTGGCGCCACACCCTGGCGCACGTGCTGGCGCAGGCGGTGCGCGAGTTCTACGCCGCGAGGGGCTTCGGTCCTGAAACGGTCAAGATGGGCGTGGGCCCCGCGATCGAAAACGGCTTTTACTACGACTTTGACCTGCCCGAACCGCTGCGCGCCGAGGATCTGCCCGAGATCGAGCGCGTCATGAACGACATCGTCTCGCGCGACCTCAAGCTCGCCCGGCGCGAGGTGAGCCGCGAGGAGGCCCTCGAGGCCTTCGCTTTCGATCCGTACAAGGCCGAACTGATCCGCGAGCTGCCCGAGGGAGAGACCATCACCTTCTACGCGCAAGAAGGCTTTACCGACCTGTGCCGCGGCCCGCACGTCCCGCGCACCGGATTGATCCCGCGCCACTTCAAGCTGATGAGCACCTCGGGTGCCTACTGGCGCGGCAGCGAGAAGAACCCGATGCTGCAGCGCATCTACGGCGTGGCCTTCGCCAGCAAGGCCGAGCTCGACGCCTACTTGCACCAGCTCGAGGAAGCCAAACGCCGCGACCACCGCAAGATTGGCAAGGACCTCAACCTGTTTTTCACCTCCGAGGTGGTCGGCCCCGGCCTGCCGCTGTGGCTGCCCAACGGTGCCACCATCCGCCGCGAACTCGAGCGCTTCATCGTGGACCTCGAGCTCGCGCAGGGCTACCAGCACGTCTACACCCCGGCGATGGCCAAAGTGGACCTGTACAAGATCTCCGGGCACTGGGACCACTACCAGGAAGACATGTTCCCGACCATGCGGATCGACCAGGAGGAACTGGTGCTGCGGCCCATGAACTGCCCGCACCACATCCAGGTCTACAAGCACGAGCAGCGCTCGTACCGCGACCTGCCGATCAAGATCGCCGAGCTCGGCACCATGTACCGCTTCGAGCAGTCCGGCGAGCTCACCGGCCTGGCGCGCGTGCGCTCCATGACCCTCAACGACGCCCACATCTTCGTGCGCCCCGACCAGATCCAAGACGAGTTCAAGAAGGTCGTGCGCCTGGTGCAGGACGTATACGCCATCCTCGGCTTCACCGACTACAAGTGGCGCCTGTCGCTGCGCGACCCCAACGACACCGAAAAGTACTTTCAAGACGACCAGATGTGGCAGTCGGCCGAGGCCCAGCTGCGTCAGGCTCTCGATGACCTGGGCCTGGAGTACTACGAGTCGCCCGGCGACGCCGCCTTCTACGGTCCCAAGCTGGACGTTCAGGTCAAGAGCGCCCTGGGCAAGGACGAGACCATCTCCACCGTGCAGCTCGACTTCCTGCTGCCGCAACGCTTCGACCTCGAGTACGTCAACGAGGAGTCCGGACGCTCGCGCCCGATCATGATCCACCGCGGCATCATCTCCACCATGGAGCGCATGACCGCCTTTTTGATCGAGAACACCGCCGGTGACTTCCCGTTCTGGCTCGCGCCGCAGCAGGCCGTGGTGGTGCCCATCGCCGACCGCCACCTCGAGTACGCCCGCGAGGTCGAAGAACGGCTGCGCGCGCGCGGCCTGCGCGCCCACGTGGACGCGGGCGGCGAGCGCATGAACGCCAAGATTCGCAACGCCGAGCTGCACAAGATCCCGGTGATCCTGATCGTAGGCGACCAGGAAGCCGAGCAGCGCCAGCTCTCGGTGCGCGAGCGCGGCAAGGGCGAGCGCAAGGCGGTACCCCTCGAGGACCTGGTTCAGGAGCTCGACGTCCGCTACCGCACCCGCGCGCTCAACTGA
- a CDS encoding serine hydrolase, protein MHPSILVPLTVGLTMTAAAQSGNISQTEALTRLLSAEQPQATWFAPEFLERVPFETVARQMESIRQTYGAFQRLDTQGGRPVAVFERGSLVITAVSLDAQGRLTSFGAAPPSPLAAAQTPADRDAIAQTLTRVFQPETADPALFAPEFLEAVPIRSVNEQLAAARAELGAFVRVDVSGNAPRVVYEKGALNVTAFQVNAQGQITSLAIAPAPEEITFGSLEEARTAFAALPGRTSLLVREVGGDTLVALNPSRPLAVGSAFKLAILAELQAQITRGERSWTDEMTLSDRDRSLPGGTLQDAPTGSRYTLRDLAARMIRDSDNTATDMLLNLVGRAGVEARLGQTAMPSTREAFVLKNPANFELLRAYRAAGLNREARREVLARAAAAPLPNVETFPPGPLATDVEWFVSTERLCPLIAEVAALPATTLNPGAADPADFARVSYKGGSEGGVLNLTTQVTTRSGRSYCVSATWNDARLLNENRFVSLYRGVLKLLR, encoded by the coding sequence ATGCATCCCTCCATCCTGGTTCCGCTGACCGTGGGTCTGACGATGACCGCCGCCGCCCAAAGCGGCAACATCAGCCAGACCGAAGCCCTGACCCGGTTGCTGAGCGCTGAACAGCCGCAGGCCACGTGGTTCGCGCCCGAGTTCCTCGAGCGGGTTCCTTTTGAGACGGTCGCCCGGCAAATGGAGAGCATCCGTCAGACCTACGGAGCCTTCCAGCGACTGGACACCCAAGGCGGCCGCCCAGTCGCCGTCTTTGAACGCGGCTCGCTGGTCATCACCGCAGTCTCACTGGACGCCCAGGGACGTCTGACCAGCTTCGGGGCAGCTCCGCCGTCTCCGCTGGCAGCGGCCCAGACTCCGGCGGACCGGGACGCCATCGCGCAGACCCTGACCCGGGTCTTTCAGCCGGAAACGGCGGACCCCGCCCTGTTCGCCCCGGAATTCCTCGAGGCGGTTCCGATCCGGTCGGTCAACGAGCAGCTGGCGGCAGCGCGGGCAGAACTCGGCGCCTTCGTGCGGGTGGACGTATCCGGAAACGCGCCCAGGGTGGTGTACGAAAAAGGTGCTCTGAACGTGACGGCGTTCCAGGTGAACGCGCAGGGACAGATCACCTCGCTGGCGATCGCCCCGGCCCCCGAGGAGATCACCTTCGGTTCCCTCGAGGAGGCAAGAACGGCCTTTGCCGCCCTGCCCGGCCGCACGAGCCTGCTGGTGCGCGAGGTGGGCGGCGACACCCTGGTGGCGCTGAACCCCTCGAGGCCGCTGGCAGTCGGTTCAGCCTTCAAACTGGCGATCCTGGCCGAGCTTCAGGCGCAGATCACGCGCGGAGAGCGGTCGTGGACGGACGAGATGACCCTGAGCGACCGCGACCGCAGCCTGCCCGGCGGAACCCTGCAAGACGCTCCCACAGGCAGCCGCTACACCCTGCGCGACCTGGCCGCGCGCATGATCCGCGACAGCGACAACACCGCCACCGACATGCTGCTCAACCTGGTGGGCCGCGCAGGGGTAGAAGCCCGGCTCGGACAGACCGCCATGCCGAGCACCCGGGAAGCTTTTGTCCTGAAAAACCCGGCCAACTTCGAGCTGCTGCGCGCCTACCGAGCGGCCGGCCTGAACCGCGAAGCACGCCGCGAGGTGCTGGCCCGGGCCGCCGCAGCGCCGCTGCCCAACGTGGAGACGTTCCCACCCGGTCCGCTGGCAACCGACGTGGAGTGGTTCGTGAGCACCGAGCGCCTGTGCCCCCTGATCGCCGAAGTGGCTGCCCTGCCCGCAACCACCCTGAATCCCGGGGCTGCGGACCCGGCCGACTTCGCACGGGTCAGCTACAAGGGCGGCAGCGAGGGCGGCGTGCTCAACCTCACGACTCAGGTCACGACCCGGTCCGGCCGCAGCTACTGCGTGAGTGCCACCTGGAACGACGCCCGCCTGCTCAACGAGAACCGCTTTGTGTCGCTGTACCGTGGCGTGCTGAAACTGCTGCGCTGA